The DNA sequence ACCCAGGCGTGCAGCTGCGCGTACAGGTCCACGGCGAAGGCGCGGGTGGTCTCGTCGCGCAGGGCCCGGGCCCACAGTTCCTGCCACAGCCGCCAGTCCTGCCGCAGTTCGGGGTCGGTCGGCAGCAGGCTGCGCAGGATCCGGGCCAGGACGACCGCGGCCGGCGCCGTTTCCGCGTCGCGTTCGACGTCGACGGCGGTGTGGGCGAAGGAGTGGGTCATCGCCTCGGTGAACAGCTTCTCGCGCGTGTCGAAGTGGTAGTGCAGCAGCGCGGTCGACACGCCGGCGCGCTCCGCGACCATGCGCATGCGGATCTTCTCGAAGCCGATCTCGGCGATGACCTCGCACGCCGCGGTCAGGATGCGCTCGCGCGTGTCTGCCGTGCGCACCTTGGTCGACACCCTGCCGCTCCCCTCGTCCGGTGGTCGTAGGCCGTGGCCATTTTCCCTCACCGCGGTCCCTCCGGTGTCATCGCCTCGCGAAGCGGGTGTTCGTCGTACGTGTGGAAGCCCCGTCCGGACTTCCGGCCCAGCCGTCCGGCCTCCACCATCCGGGACAGCAGTGGGGGCGGTGAGTACTGCGGCTCGCGGAACTCGGCGTACAGCGACTCGGCGATGGCCCGCGTGGTGTCCAGGCCGATGAGGTCCGTGAGGGCCAGTGGACCCAGGGGGTGCGCGCAGCCGAGGACCATGCCGCGGTCGATGTCCTCGACGCTCGCGCTGCCGGACTCCACCATGCGGATGGCGGCCAGCAGGTAGGGGACGAGCAGCGCGTTGACGACGAAGCCGGCCCGGTCCCGGGTGCGTACGGCCTCCTTGCCGAGCATGTCCGTCACGAAGGTTTCGGCGCGGGTCACCGTGTCGGCCGAGGTGAGCAGGGACGGTACGAGTTCCACCAGCCGCAGGACCGGTACGGGGTTGAAGAAGTGCACGCCGACGACGTGTTCCGGGCGGCCGGTCGCTGCGGCGAGCCGGATGACCGGGATGGCGGAGGTGTTCGTCGCGAGGATGGTGTCGTCGCCGGTGACCACGGTGTCGAGGCGGGTGAAGACGTCGGTCTTGAGGCGTTCGTCCTCGGCCACGGCCTCGATCACCAGGTCCCGGTCGTGCAGGGCCTCGATCTGCTCCACCACGGTGATCAAGTCGGCGGCGGCCTCGCGCCGTTCGGTGGTGAGGCTGCCGTGCGCGGTGGCCCGGTCGAGCGAGCGGGTGATGCGCAGGCGGCCCACGCGGGCCGCCTGCGCGTCGCGTTCCACCACGGTGACCGGCAGGCCGGCCCGCGCGCAGACCTCGGCGATACCCGCGCCCATCAGTCCGCAGCCGACGACTCCGACGCGTTCGATGCCGGTCATACATGGCTCCCTTCGGTCCGTGTCGGCCGTTGCTGTCAGGCGGTGGGCAGGTCCAGGACCCCCGAGCCCCGCTTGATCAGCTCCCCGGCGATGATCAGCCGCTGGATCTCGGAGGTGCCCTCCCAGATCCGGTCGACGCGCAGCTCCCGGTAGAGCCGTTCGACGGCGTACGTACGGTCGTAGCCCCGGCCACCGTGGATCTGCAGGCACCGGTCGATCACCCGTCCTGAGGCCTCGCTCGCCGCGAGCTTGGCGATGGCCGCCTTGGCGTGCAGCGTCTTGCGGTCGGTGTCGGGCTGGTCGGCCTCCCAGGCCACCTGGTGGGTGTAGGCACGGTTGACCGCGATGTCCACCGCGCAGTCCGCGAGCATGCCCTGGATCAGCTGGTACGAGGCGATCGGCGCCCCGAACTGCTCGCGCTCCACCGCCCAGTCACGGGCCAGTTCCAGGGCGCGCTCGGCCGCGCCGGTGGTGCGCGCCGCGATCATCAGGCGTTCCTCGGTGAACCACGAGCGCGTGATGTCGTATCCCTCGCCGACGCCGCCGAGCACGGCGTCCTCGCCGACCTGGACGTC is a window from the Streptomyces puniciscabiei genome containing:
- a CDS encoding TetR/AcrR family transcriptional regulator — its product is MSTKVRTADTRERILTAACEVIAEIGFEKIRMRMVAERAGVSTALLHYHFDTREKLFTEAMTHSFAHTAVDVERDAETAPAAVVLARILRSLLPTDPELRQDWRLWQELWARALRDETTRAFAVDLYAQLHAWVAGAVRRGIASGEFTPTDVDELSTLVLSLSDGYGIRLMLCDPTVTLDTALTAIWRQVSTALGLPASLPTE
- a CDS encoding 3-hydroxybutyryl-CoA dehydrogenase, with amino-acid sequence MTGIERVGVVGCGLMGAGIAEVCARAGLPVTVVERDAQAARVGRLRITRSLDRATAHGSLTTERREAAADLITVVEQIEALHDRDLVIEAVAEDERLKTDVFTRLDTVVTGDDTILATNTSAIPVIRLAAATGRPEHVVGVHFFNPVPVLRLVELVPSLLTSADTVTRAETFVTDMLGKEAVRTRDRAGFVVNALLVPYLLAAIRMVESGSASVEDIDRGMVLGCAHPLGPLALTDLIGLDTTRAIAESLYAEFREPQYSPPPLLSRMVEAGRLGRKSGRGFHTYDEHPLREAMTPEGPR